Below is a window of Candidatus Woesearchaeota archaeon DNA.
TCCTTTTGATAATAAAGCACACCATATTTTAGATTCATAGGAGTTAAGACCAAACTCTTTTATTTTGTTTAAAAAATCTATTTTTACTATCATATTCTTTTAATTTTTATTTGCTTTTTAAGGATTTCTATATATTTGTCCCATCAAGGTAACAAAAAGAAATATTCTAATGTAATGATTTAATTATAGAGGAGAGACACCTTAATTTCATATAGAAAAAATTTTTTAAATGAATAACCCCTCCGCAAGCGAAAGGGAATTCTCTAGTTAAACTCCTAACCTTAATAAATTATGAGATATTTTTGAAATTCGTGTATTTAATTAATTATTGTAATCTACAGATACTATAAAATTTTTGATTTTATATACAAAAATAGTCAGATTATTTTTGTATTAAACTATTGAAATAATAAAAATAACCTACATTTTTAATAAAAATAAAAAATTATATCTAATATATATTTATAATTTTATTATTATTTGACTATTATTTATTTGATTTTAAAAAAAAAGTAATAAATATGTTTTATTATTTATTTATATTTTTAATTATTTATTGATTAAAAATTAAATGATTTTTTATTATTGTAGAGTTATAATAGTTTTTAGTTAATTAAATTCGTATTTTATTATTAAACCTTAATTTGTTATATTTTTAAATATATATAATAGAGTATGTTATTGTTAAATGTTTATTATTATTATTATTTTCTATATGGAAAATAATAATATATAAATAAAATTAAACTATAAAATCTAAAATAAATTAAAAATAAATGAATTAATTATAAAATAACTATAATAAAAAATAATAATTAGATATAAAATAATACAAAAATAAAAGTAAATATAGTTTCCAAACGAAATGAAGGGGTATAGGGCAGACAATTGTTAAAAACGAAAACAACAATATTTATATACCTTGAGTTCTTATGGAAAATATGGAAAAGATTAAAAAAATGTTTAATAAACAAAGGAGGAAAATATAATTGACAGAAAAACCATTAGATGATTTTTTTGAAAAATTTTTAAATAAAGAAAGTGTATTTAGCAATAAAAGAATTTTAGAATCAAAATATACTCCTGAAACAGTACCTCATAGAGATGAACAGATTAAACAAATTGCCAATATACTTGCTCCATGTTTAAAATTAGATAAGCCTTCTAATCTTTTTATTTATGGCAAAACAGGAACCGGAAAAACACTCTCTGTGAAATGCACAACCAACAAAATTAAAGAAATGGCCGATTTAAGAGGAATACCTGTTTGTATTATTTATATAAATTGTAAATTAAAAAGAATCGCCGATACAGAGTATAGATTAATTGCAGAGTTTGCAAAAAATTTAGGTAAAGAAATACCTGCAACAGGTTTACCTACTCAAGAAGTTTATAATTTATTTTATAAAGAATTAGACTCAAAAGAACAATTAGTTATTTTAGTTTTAGATGAAATTGATCAAATTAAAAAAGCCGGAAACCTCATTTTATATAATTTAACAAGAATTAATCAAGGGCTACAAAAATCTCAAGTAAGTATAATAGGGATTTCAAACGATTTAACGTTTGCTGACAATCTTGATGCAAGAGTGAAAAGCTCCTTATCTGAAGAAGAGTTAATATTTCCTTCATATAATGCAATACAATTACAAGAAATTTTAAGAGATCGCGCGGATCAGGCATTTAGAAAAGAATCTATTGAAGTCGGAGTAATAGAAAAATGCGCAGCATATGCCGCACGAGAGCATGGTGATGCAAGAAGAGCTTTAGAACTTTTAAGGGTGGCAGGAGACATTGCTGATAGAGGGGGAGGCAACAGAGTAAAGATAGAGCATATTGATGAAGCGGAATTTAAAATTGAAAAAGATAGAGTATTAGATATAGTTTCATCCCAACCTAAACAATTTCAAGCCACTCTTTTTTCAATAATTTCAATATATTCACAAAGAAAAGGAATGATATTTACAGGAGAGGTTTATGAATTATATAAAGGGATTTGTTCAAAAATAGGGATTATCCCTTTAACACAAAGAAGATTATCGGACATTATTGCAGAATTAGATATGCTGGGAATTATTACTGCTAAAGTTATTTCAAAAGGGAGATATGGAAGGACCAGAGAAATAGATTTGGCAATTCCGCATGGAACAATTGGAAAAATAAATAATATTTTATTAAAAGCATTAGAGCTTAAAGAAGGAGACTAATTATCTCTTTTTTATTTTTTTGGGGGTATAACATGGATGAAAAAAAGATAGTTTCACATTTCTTAAATAGAGGAATTTTGATGAGTCCGGATGTTTTGATTAATAAGGAATCTTTTGAAAAATTTATGATAGAGAATAAATTAGAGGAAACAGATTTTGAAGCATTGTCTCTTTTTTTTAAAAATAGTTTTTATAAAATCGACACAAAAACAGAAGAAAAAAACAATCGTTTTATTATGCCTTTTTCTGAAAAAGAGACTAATAAATTAGAAAATAGGGCAATTAAAATAAACTCAGGGCAAACTGAAAAAATCTCCCCTACTCCTCATTTAAATAATTCCTTGGTGAAAATCGTATTTTCATATGAAGAAGAAAGTAAAAAAAGAACCTGTGAAGATTTTATTTCTTATTTTAAAATCAGATTTAAATCAATAAGAAACATTCTTCAAAATAGGCAAGAGTTACAAAATGTTATTTCTATTCAAAGATTAAACATGAAAAAAGAAAAAGAAACCGTTTCTATAATTGGAATGGTTTTGGAGATACAAAAAACAAAAAAGGGCAATTTAATGGTAATATTAGAAGACTTAACAGATAAAATTACCTGTGTTGTATCTAAAGAGAACACTGAATTATTTGAACAGAGTAAAGAAATAGTTTTGGATGAAGTAATTGGACTAAGCGGGTATTTTAATGGCAGCATTATTTATGTAAATACATTTGTTTGGCCGGATGTTCCTTTTAGCAAAGAGCTTAAAAAAGCGCCAAATGAAGCATATGCTGTATTTATATCAGATACGGAATTTGGAAATAAATTTTTTCAAGAAGCAAGCTGGAATAATTTTATTAAATGGATCAGGGGAGAAATAGGCACTGATGAACAAAAACAGATAGTTCATAAAATAAAATATCTTTTTATTGCAGGCGACCTTGTAGATGGAGTAGGGATTTATCCGGGACAAGAAGCAGATTTAACTATTTCTGATATCTATAAACAGTATGAAGTATTTGCAGAGTATTTAAAACAAATTCCAAAAGAAATAACCATTATTACATCTCCTGGAAACCATGATGCGATGAGAATTGCGGAACCTCAGCCACCTTTATACCGTGATTTTGCTGCAAAAGTATGGGAACTGCCAAATGTGATAAATGTTAGCAACCCCGCAATAATAAATATTCACGCATCAGAATCTTTTCCCGGATTTGATGTTTTGATATATCATGGATATTCTTTTACTTATTATGGTGACAACGTTGAATCATTAAGGACTGCAGGCGGAATTAATAGGACAGATTTAATCCTTAAGTTTCTTATGAAAAAAAGACACTTAGCGCCAACACATCAATCTTCTTTATATTTGCCAACTTCAGAAAAAGATTTTTTATTTATAGAAACCGTGCCGGATTTTTTCGTAACAGGGCACGTTCATCAGGTTGCGGCATTAAATTATAGAAATGTTACATTGCTTAATTGTTCATGTTGGCTGAGTCAAACCCCATATCAAGAGAAAATGGGTGTTAATCCTGAAATTTCAAAAGCAATTATTGTTAATTTACAAACCAGAGAAATAAAAATTATGAGGTTTTAAACCTATGATTGAACAAAAACTGTCAAAAACAATGGAAGAATATTTTAAAACGTTTGATGTTGAGATTAAAAAATGTTATGATGTTGCAAATGATGCGCGAATTAAGGGACTGGATCCGGAAAATAAAATAGATATACCGCTTGCGTTAGATATGGCAGAACGTGTTGAAGGACTTATAAGCGCAGTAATGCCTCAAATTTTGAAGTCCGGGGT
It encodes the following:
- a CDS encoding metallophosphoesterase, whose amino-acid sequence is MDEKKIVSHFLNRGILMSPDVLINKESFEKFMIENKLEETDFEALSLFFKNSFYKIDTKTEEKNNRFIMPFSEKETNKLENRAIKINSGQTEKISPTPHLNNSLVKIVFSYEEESKKRTCEDFISYFKIRFKSIRNILQNRQELQNVISIQRLNMKKEKETVSIIGMVLEIQKTKKGNLMVILEDLTDKITCVVSKENTELFEQSKEIVLDEVIGLSGYFNGSIIYVNTFVWPDVPFSKELKKAPNEAYAVFISDTEFGNKFFQEASWNNFIKWIRGEIGTDEQKQIVHKIKYLFIAGDLVDGVGIYPGQEADLTISDIYKQYEVFAEYLKQIPKEITIITSPGNHDAMRIAEPQPPLYRDFAAKVWELPNVINVSNPAIINIHASESFPGFDVLIYHGYSFTYYGDNVESLRTAGGINRTDLILKFLMKKRHLAPTHQSSLYLPTSEKDFLFIETVPDFFVTGHVHQVAALNYRNVTLLNCSCWLSQTPYQEKMGVNPEISKAIIVNLQTREIKIMRF
- a CDS encoding orc1/cdc6 family replication initiation protein, which encodes MTEKPLDDFFEKFLNKESVFSNKRILESKYTPETVPHRDEQIKQIANILAPCLKLDKPSNLFIYGKTGTGKTLSVKCTTNKIKEMADLRGIPVCIIYINCKLKRIADTEYRLIAEFAKNLGKEIPATGLPTQEVYNLFYKELDSKEQLVILVLDEIDQIKKAGNLILYNLTRINQGLQKSQVSIIGISNDLTFADNLDARVKSSLSEEELIFPSYNAIQLQEILRDRADQAFRKESIEVGVIEKCAAYAAREHGDARRALELLRVAGDIADRGGGNRVKIEHIDEAEFKIEKDRVLDIVSSQPKQFQATLFSIISIYSQRKGMIFTGEVYELYKGICSKIGIIPLTQRRLSDIIAELDMLGIITAKVISKGRYGRTREIDLAIPHGTIGKINNILLKALELKEGD
- a CDS encoding DNA polymerase II large subunit (unique DNA polymerase that is similar to eukaryotic polymerases; forms a heterodimer of the small and large subunits; possesses polymerization and 3' to 5' exonuclease activities), coding for MIEQKLSKTMEEYFKTFDVEIKKCYDVANDARIKGLDPENKIDIPLALDMAERVEGLISAVMPQILKSGVAERIRELEREYGILDWRVGLIVAIEVAKQKFCKFENVKEAMETGIRVGLSYITLG